The Terriglobia bacterium genomic sequence ATTGGCATGAATATGTGGAGCCAATCCATTTGTTTAGACCTCCGTTCCACGCACCGCTCAGTGTTCCGACAGTTCTCGAGACTTCAGGTTGATGCCGAGGCGTACCATTACAATGCTGGTCAATCTGCCGAATATCAGAGCGGTCACGGGGATAACAACGATCGTGATCGCGGCAAACCAGAAATGGCTATCGTTGTAGAGATTGGCCCACCAAGCCTGCCAGCCGGTGAACTTACGGCTGTCGGCTACGATCACCGGGGAGTCGCCGGGACGTGGCGCGGCAAACAGCCACAAAGGCAGGAGCACCAAACTGAGTGTGGTCATTACTCGAGCGAATTGTCTGGCCATACACAACCTCTCTTTCCAGCCTTCAGGCGCACGGAGGTCAGGAGCGCATCGGCACCATGAGTTCATGAGTATCGAGACCGCTGACTCCCGGCACTGCGCTTGCGACGCGGCGCACCGCATCAAGTTGTTCGATCGTGTTGAGTTTGCCGCGGATCGATACGACACCCAACTCGCTTGAGGTCTCGACCTCCACGTCCCCGGTCGCCCGGTCGAGCGCGAGTTCGGCGCGCACGCGGCTCGCCAAGGCGAAATCGTCCATACACTGCTTGCACCGGGAGGTGAACTCGAAACAGCGCTCCAACATTACAGTGCTGATCAAATTGCAGGCATTTTCGATCGTCAGGTGTTCGAGATTGATCACCACGTCGTAAAGAGATGAATCTTCCCAGTTGACTCCATAGAGAAGCTGAGTCCACTTGCGGCGGTCTTCATCCATCCGGTGGATGTAGGCGATAGCCTCGTCGCGCCCGTATTTCAGGCGATCGCGAACCATTTCAATTCTCTGTTCGATGGGTGCGATGACACGTGTGCGAAGGATATGTGGTCCGCCTTGCAGGAGAAGGTGTCCGGCCAATCCGTGATAGATCGCCTTGCCGTCCTTGACCTCCTCCGTCAGCGCTGCCTGGATCAGTGCCAGGTAGACATAGCGGCGATGACTGAAGCGCTCGAAGAATCCCGGAGGCCGTTCCAGCGCTTCCCGGATCTCTTGTTGAGTCACGCCTCTTCCGGACGCGGCCGCACGCTCCACGATGACGTCACGGTCGATGCAGCGATAGCCGAGTTTCTTGGAGAGGCACTCGGCGAGCGTCTTGCCGCCGCTGAAGGAACCCCGGGATATCGTGATGATCGCCATTGCATACTCCTTTATCTGAGATTCTGGAAATCCTCCACACACTCACCTGCACGACTGCAGTTGCGCTTCAATGGTGCACGACCCGTTCGCCCGGGGCCTCGACTTCTTTCTCCGCAGGAACGCCCACTGGCGGTGGAAGTTCCGGCGGACGGGGCCTTGTCGGTCGCCGCAATCTTGAAACAACCGCATCGATTCCGAACCCCGCGCACATTGCAGACAATACAGCGAGCAAGCCATACCACCACGGATGCTTGTGGGCAAGCGTTACCATGAACTCTGGAAAGCCAACCTCCACCAGGTTCAGCGTCGTGGCGGCGCGACCCACAACGGCGCGGTCCCGGCATGCGTACACCTCGACCTCATAAGCACCGGGCGAAGCCGTCCTCGGCCAGTGAAACGACAACGTGTAGTGCCCCGCAGGACCTTCGTTTGCGATATCTACCCGGTTTGCGACGCGACGGTAGGTTCCGTCACTTTTCTTCAGGTCGAGATAACTCTTTTCGATCAAATCCCGGTATAGCGGGTCCGGATCGCCCTTTCCTGTCCGGATATGCATCCTCTTCTTGACCGACAATTCGTCTAGTTCGTAGTCATCAATGGTCGCGCGGTCGAGAAAGGTATGCATGTCCGCGCTGCTGAACCTTAGGAACAGTGACGGAGTTCCGGTCACGTGGACCTTATCCACCGTCACCCAGATCGGACCTACGCGGCCTTTCTTGTTGAACAGTTCGTCCTTCGCGGGACCTCGAACGATGACGATGATCTGCGACCCCCTCGGCACCGTTCCCTCGATGCGCACCGGCGCGCCATTGTAGAACGTCCCCATCTCGATCTTTTCGGGGGAAAGCCGCAAGGTGGTCGCCGGCATCGCCATGGCCGCGTCAGCCGGTGCCGGGACCTTCTCGGTCTGAGAGAAAGCTTGTCCCCCGAAGCAAAGGGCAGCGAATAACAATACGATTACCGGTACCATGCTAATGACCTCGTGATGCCCATACCTGGGCTACCGCAGTGCGATGGTCACGCTGGACTTCGGCGTGCCCGCCTGAAGGCGAAAGCGGGTTGGCAGGCGGCAGCACGATGCCCACTGCCATTCGTATTCCGACCGCAAGCGCCAAAACTCCGAGCACAATGAGCAGTTGCTCGCCCCTCAGCCGCTTGCTCACTCGTGCACCGATCTGCGCCCCGATTGTCGATCCGGCGGCGATCAGGATCGCCAAAACGACATCGACCGTGTGATTGGTGGCCGCCTGCATGAGAGTCACTCCGATACACGTGAACATGATCTGGAACAGATCG encodes the following:
- a CDS encoding cytidylate kinase family protein; amino-acid sequence: MAIITISRGSFSGGKTLAECLSKKLGYRCIDRDVIVERAAASGRGVTQQEIREALERPPGFFERFSHRRYVYLALIQAALTEEVKDGKAIYHGLAGHLLLQGGPHILRTRVIAPIEQRIEMVRDRLKYGRDEAIAYIHRMDEDRRKWTQLLYGVNWEDSSLYDVVINLEHLTIENACNLISTVMLERCFEFTSRCKQCMDDFALASRVRAELALDRATGDVEVETSSELGVVSIRGKLNTIEQLDAVRRVASAVPGVSGLDTHELMVPMRS
- a CDS encoding TIGR02186 family protein codes for the protein MVPVIVLLFAALCFGGQAFSQTEKVPAPADAAMAMPATTLRLSPEKIEMGTFYNGAPVRIEGTVPRGSQIIVIVRGPAKDELFNKKGRVGPIWVTVDKVHVTGTPSLFLRFSSADMHTFLDRATIDDYELDELSVKKRMHIRTGKGDPDPLYRDLIEKSYLDLKKSDGTYRRVANRVDIANEGPAGHYTLSFHWPRTASPGAYEVEVYACRDRAVVGRAATTLNLVEVGFPEFMVTLAHKHPWWYGLLAVLSAMCAGFGIDAVVSRLRRPTRPRPPELPPPVGVPAEKEVEAPGERVVHH